A genomic region of Papaver somniferum cultivar HN1 chromosome 7, ASM357369v1, whole genome shotgun sequence contains the following coding sequences:
- the LOC113300268 gene encoding sister chromatid cohesion protein SCC2-like isoform X1, which yields MMTSSNSSTSSNSPVYGSEKLCPCSPLLSLPVFRGAATTTSVNRSSNRNDVLSRATEIPDLLGHTDVSYFCRNLREGFSSLSGSSMEPSSLYHQVLKYDSEAYEYSIQGLIKERNHSSLRPEKTPFEQNGPSTSQRKHEGALNHQSGGNRADGTQASVSSRRQIVKKKGNDDVSFSQPDLSEVQDGIIRGYTERLEELCSTAETLNEDQDEADAQLLSSTDLKLLVNDTMTIRGKKILHLVPLDILVRLLSVLDLQIRAAEGVSLDENEDCDSDAMSLVICALESIHAALAVMTHPDMPKQLYKKEVIERVLDFSRHQIMENMRACNPSYHALHKPNENGPYDGEDADVGFGSPDNTRRGNRSVKARRRTGNKVAAAVNTVLQKLSTILGFLRDLLSIERLPDSCLLQLIKTSFSTFLVENCQLLQLKAIGLICGVFSAYPQHRSYLIDETVHLLWKLPFSKRVLRTYPLPNEEQRQIQMITALLIQLVQSSANLPVVLRQTLTADSISDTPVGVFYPTKCNEASSVACCHFWTRVLQRLTTVKTHDASEVEVIIENIVIDLLSTLNLPEYPASAPILEVIDLICKVTTQVASVFVLIQNSLQVLRVLLLQNAGLKSKDVTARCLAINLLGTIAARLKRDPVFCSRESFWILHKMADEDSADQSYPRDVCSICHDGRSRKVVFVCQDCQRLFHTDCMGVIERNAPSRGWCCHFCLGKQQLIGLQSYLKSIHNDDVKRNLFKTEGAPEASELISQMEIVQQLLLNYLQGAGSTDDAHLYTRWFYLCLWYKDDPKSQEKLAYYLARLQLTSTVVSSFLTRESAKKITLAFGQKNSFSRGFDQILCMLLASLRENAPVIRTKALRAVSFIVEADPEVLCEKRVQSAVEGRFVDSVISVREAALELVGRHIASHPDVGVKYFQKVAERVKDTGVGVRGRAIKIIRDMCTSNANFSEFTSACLQIISRVSDEESSIQDLVCKTFYDFWFDEPSRAQTQFAEDGSSVPLEVAKKTEQIVEMSRKMSCHQKLVTILKRNLALDFFPQSSKAAGISPIPLAMVRRRCELMCKCLLERILQVEETDNGVMEVHALPYVLVLRSFCMVDPTLCSPASNPSQFVVTLQPFLKTQGDNRAVAQLLESIIFVIDAVLPLLRKPPQSVAEELEQDLKQMIVRHSFLTVVHACIKCLCSLCKITQKGGTLIEHLIQVFLKRLDTLGDDAKQQVGRSLFCLGLLIRYGSKLMITSDNKSIVFDKSLNSLMSYLCSEDFVIKFRSLQALGFVLIAKPEYMLQPEIGKILEATLAPGSDNRLKMQALQIVYKCLLDSETKMEPDKTSSSTTTQYAGAAQNVPVAAGVHIYEGILLLYWDCIMKLCLDMNDQVRQSAVKIGEVLLRLALASRDSLSLQMKEHKSDSTSYHFHKNRYDKELDELLEKYDDSFTRLQQVLAERQLLEKDDKNLKNENMDLRILISSMEKDTMDDLYMKCKYSL from the exons CTGCAGGAATCTTAGAGAAGGTTTTTCTTCTCTTTCCGGTAGTTCCATGGAGCCTTCAAGCCTTTATCATCAAGTCCTCAAATATGATTCTGAAGCATATGAGTACTCCATTCAAG GTCTTATCAAGGAGCGGAATCATAGTAGTTTGAGACCTGAAAAAACACCTTTTGAACAGAATGGACCTTCTACCAGTCAGAGAAAACATGAAGGAGCTCTTAATCATCAATCTGGCGGAAATCGTGCTGAT GGCACACAGGCATCTGTGTCTTCAAGAAGACAAATAGTCAAGAAGAAAGGAAATGATGATGTCTCCTTCTCCCAGCCAGATCTTAGTGAGGTTCAAG ATGGCATCATCAGAGGTTATACTGAGAGATTGGAGGAGCTATGCAGCACAGCAGAAACTTTGAATGAAGATCAAGACGAAGCTGATGCACAGTTGTTATCTTCAACTGATTTAAAGTTACTTGTGAATGATACAATGACCATCCGTGGAAAGAAAATCCTGCATTTGGTTCCTCTGGATATCCTTGTCAGACTTTTAAGTGTTCTTGATCTTCAAATTCGTGCAGCGGAAGGTGTATCCCTTGATGAAAATGAAGAT TGCGATTCAGATGCTATGTCGCTGGTAATTTGTGCCTTAGAGTCAATTCATGCAGCTTTAGCTGTAATGACTCATCCTGACATGCCAAAGCAGCTATACAAGAAAGAG GTCATTGAAAGAGTTCTAGACTTCTCTAGGCATCAGATTATGGAGAATATGCGTGCTTGTAATCCATCATATCATGCTCTACATAAACCAAATGAGAACGGCCCTTATGATG GCGAAGATGCTGATGTTGGATTTGGTTCGCCGGACAATACGCGACGTGGTAATAGAAGTGTTAAAGCAAGGAGGCGAACTGGAAACAA GGTGGCTGCTGCTGTAAACACTGTACTTCAGAAACTCAGTACAATCCTTGGTTTTCTTAGGGATCTGCTGTCAATCGAGCGCCTTCCTGATAGCTGCCTTCTACAATTAATAAAGACTAGTTTTTCTACGTTCTTGGTTGAAAATTGCCAGCTCTTGCAATTAAAGGCCATCGGTTTAATCTGCGGG GTATTTTCTGCATACCCACAACATAGGAGCTATCTGATAGACGAAACAGTTCATCTGCTTTGGAAGCTACCATTTTCAAAGCGTGTCCTGAGAACATACCCTCTTCCCAATGAAGAACAAAGGCAGATTCAGATGATAACGGCGCTGCTTATCCAGTTGGTTCAAAGTAGTGCAAACCTGCCTGTGGTATTAAGACAGACATTAACTGCTGACTCTATCTCAGATACTCCAGTTGGCGTTTTTTATCCCACCAAATGCAATGAAGCTTCCTCTGTGGCATGCTGTCATTTCTGGACTCGTGTTCTTCAGCGACTTACAACTGTGAAGACTCACGATGCATCGGAAGTCGAAGTTATTATTGAAAATATTGTTATAGATTTGCTATCGACATTGAATTTACCTGAATATCCAGCATCAGCTCCTATTCTTGAGGTGATAGATCTCATTTGCAAGGTTACCACACAAGTAGCTTCTGTTTTTGTGCTAATTCAGAATTCTTTGCAGGTTCTCCGTGTCTTGCTTCTTCAGAACGCTGGATTGAAATCTAAAGATGTAACTGCACGTTGTCTGGCCATTAACCTCCTTGGAACAATTGCTGCAAGATTGAAACGTGATCCCGTGTTTTGCAGCAGGGAGAGCTTCTGGATTTTACACAAGATGGctgatgaagatagtgctgatcAAAGTTACCCAAGAGATGTATGTTCTATTTGTCATGATGGAAGAAGTAGAAAAGTAGTGTTCGTATGTCAAGACTGTCAAAGATTGTTTCATACAGATTGCATGGGAGTTATAGAACGCAATGCTCCTTCTCGGGGGTGGTGTTGTCATTTTTGCCTCGGGAAGCAGCAGCTGATAGGTCTACAATCTTACCTCAAATCCATTCACAATGATGATGTCAAAAGGAACTTGTTCAAAACAGAAGGCGCTCCTGAAGCTTCAGAGTTGATTTCACAAATGGAAATTGTTCAGCAACTGCTTTTAAACTACCTGCAAGGAGCTGGTTCTACTGATGATGCACATCTTTATACCCGCTG GTTCTATCTTTGTCTTTGGTACAAAGATGATCCAAAATCTCAAGAGAAGTTGGCTTACTACCTCGCGAGACTGCAGTTGACATCAACTGTTGTTTCATCATTTTTAACAAGAGAATCAGCCAAAAAGATTACCCTAGCATTTGGGCAGAAAAATTCTTTTTCTAGAGGATTTGATCAGATTCTCTGCATGCTACTT GCGAGTCTAAGGGAGAACGCTCCTGTAATCAGGACCAAAGCATTACGTGCA GTCAGTTttattgttgaagctgatcctGAGGTGTTATGTGAAAAACGTGTTCAATCTGCTGTTGAAGGAAGATTTGTTGACTCTGTCATCTCTGTGCGAGAAGCTGCTTTGGAACTTGTAGGGAGGCATATTGCTTCACATCCGGATGTTGGTGTAAAG TATTTTCAAAAAGTTGCTGAGCGAGTGAAGGATACTGGAGTGGGTGTTCGGGGACGGGCTATTAAAATTATTCGCGACATGTGCACTTCTAATGCTAACTTCTCGGAGTTCACTAGTGCTTGCCTTCAGATAATTTCTCGtgttagtgatgaagaatctagTATACAG GATTTAGTTTGCAAAACATTTTACGACTTCTGGTTCGATGAACCTAGTCGTGCGCAGACACAGTTTGCTGAAGATGGCAGTTCTGTGCCTTTGGAGGTAGCAAAGAAGACTGAGCAGATTGTTGAGATGTCAAGAAAGATGTCTTGCCATCAAAAACTTGTCACTATCTTAAAGCGCAACTTAGCACTTGATTTTTTCCCTCAATCGTCCAAAGCTGCTGGTATCAGTCCAATTCCGCTGGCAATGGTGCGCAGAAGATGTGAGTTAATGTGCAAGTGCTTATTGGAAAGAATTTTGCAG GTAGAAGAAACAGATAACGGGGTGATGGAGGTGCATGCCCTTCCTTATGTCCTTGTTTTGCGCTCTTTCTGCATGGTGGATCCAACACTCTGCTCTCCAGCATCCAATCCATCTCAGTTTGTTGTTACTCTCCAGCCATTCCTGAAGACCCAG GGTGATAATCGAGCAGTAGCTCAGTTGCTTGAGAGCATAATCTTTGTTATTGATGCTGTTCTGCCTCTGCTCCGTAAGCCACCTCAAAGTGTTGCCGAAGAACTTGAACAGGACCTTAAACAAATGATCGTCCGGCATTCTTTCCTGACAGTTGTCCATGCCTGCATCAA GTGTTTATGCTCACTTTGCAAAATAACGCAAAAAGGTGGAACCTTAATTGAACACCTTATACAAGTGTTTCTTAAGCGTTTGGACACCCTTGGAGATGACGCCAAGCAG CAAGTGGGGCGGTCGCTCTTTTGTCTTGGGTTGCTCATCCGTTATGGTAGCAAATTAATGATCACATCTGACAACAAAAGCATAGTATTTGACAAGAGCCTCAACTCGCTAATGAGCTACCTCTGTTCCGAAGATTTTGTCATAAAATTCCGATCATTACAG GCATTAGGTTTTGTCTTGATTGCCAAACCTGAATATATGTTACAACCAGAGATTGGTAAGATCTTAGAGGCCACGCTAGCACCTGGTTCTGACAACCGACTTAAG ATGCAAGCATTGCAAATTGTATACAAGTGTCTTCTAGACTCTGAAACTAAAATGGAACCAGATAAGACGAGTAGTAGTACCACAACCCAGTATGCAGGTGCTGCACAAAATGTTCCTGTTGCTGCAGGTGTTCATATCTATGAAGGAATACTGCTATTATATTGGGATTGTATTATGAAATTATGCTTGGACATGAATGATCAAGTTCGTCAATCTGCTGTCAAG ATTGGAGAAGTGCTGTTGCGTCTTGCTCTTGCGTCAAGGGATTCTCTTTCTCTACAGATGAAGGAGCACAAAAGCGACTCCACAAGTTACCATTTCCATAAAAACAGGTACGATAAGGAATTAGATGAATTGTTAGAGAAATATGATGACTCTTTCACCCGTCTTCAGCAGGTATTGGCAGAGCGCCAGCTTCTAGAAAAAGATGACAAGAACCTTAAAAATGAAAATATGGATCTCCGGATCCTCATCTCCTCAATGGAGAAAGATACAATGGATGACCTCTACATGAAATGTAAATATTCTCTGTAA